A window of the Lolium perenne isolate Kyuss_39 chromosome 7, Kyuss_2.0, whole genome shotgun sequence genome harbors these coding sequences:
- the LOC139833685 gene encoding uncharacterized protein produces MAQLLRHMMEDREAARAERQANLATLQHLAQIATGNANNNNGGDGNADPRSKLKDFQSTNPPVFSKCTEPLDADDWLRTIENNLEVAGVGDNEKVLFATHYLSGPARAWWENVKAIQAEGHIINWEEFKTKFRKTHIPSGLIKLMKDKFMILKQGSMTVVEYMDKFTTLSSILVAVPYPDLESLVDASIMVESKRKSAFENRKRKAMMQQGSSSNQRPRNFPPPRPAPQQQRTPPPAPRPNNPNRNFNPQRSGGSNYNPNYNRQNNIVRPATNGCYTCGQPGHFSKECPNKMNTAQRPNAPKPNQGQARTAAGRNQNQKKPAGPARGHLNHVNAEEAQEAPDIVLGTFPVNSVPSIVLFDSGASHSFVTKPFARKSGLRPTIMRRPMLVQIPGTSTKTDLSCKDVPIDIQGKRFHANLIVLGEQGLEVILGMDWMVKYKGHIDCARRAITMTAEDGEIIEHIATMPSSKALCKKSVASPALHELLKKDKKFEWTDKCEASFQELKKRLVTAPVLTMPDITKDFDVYCDASKLGLGSVLMQEGKRELNMRQSRWMELIKDYDLGIHYHPGKANVVADALSREPCSLNALIKIAQPKLYEELEEFGLELVSHGFLANLELKPTLFDQIKEAQVGHESIEGIKHRMNREEVSGFTIGDEGVLWYKGRLCVPNIEDLKQLIMKEAHDTPYSIHPGGTKIDKLPPALSSPVHANTVARSRRSVKHLIDHNATVLSRSLSLQTSRTPVHGVARSLSHVATAQLAH; encoded by the exons ATGGCACAACTTCTGCGCCATATGATGGAAGACCGTGAGGCAGCCCGTGCAGAGCGCCAAGCTAACCTTGCTACCCTTCAGCACCTCGCTCAAATTGCTACCGGAAACGCCAACAACAATAATGGCGGGGATGGTAATGCAGACCCCCGCTCCAAGCTGAAGGATTTCCAGAGCACCAATCCACCTGTCTTCTCCAAGTGCactgaacccctcgacgccgatgacTGGCTTCGCACTattgagaacaacctggaagttgccgGAGTCGGCGACAATGAGAAGGTTCTGTTCGCCACTCATTATCtttctggaccagcccgcgcttggtgggaaAACGTCAAGGCTATTCAAGCTGAGGGACACATCATCAACTGGGAAGAATTCAAGACCAAGTTCCGCAAGACCCACATTCCATCAGGACTGATTAAGCTCATGAAGGACAAATTCATGATTCTGAAGCAAGGAAGCATGACTGTGGTGGAATATATGGACAAGTTCACCACTCTGTCCAG taTTTTGGTCGCTGTTCCGTACCCTGACCTTGAGTCCCTTGTTGATGCCTCTATCATGGTGGAGAGCAAGCGCAAGAGTGCgtttgagaaccgcaagcgcaaggCGATGATGCAGCAAGGCAGCTCCAGTAATCAGCGACCCCGCAACTTTCctccaccaaggccggcgccccagcagCAGAGGACACCACCCCCTGCACCTCGCCCCAACAATCCCAACCGCAACTTCAACCCTCAGCGTTCTGGAGGAAGCAACTATAATCCCAACTACAACCGCCAGAACAACATTGTCCGCCCTGCCACCAACGGATGCTACACCTGCGGACAGCCGGGTCATTTCTCCAAGGAGTGTCCCAACAAGATGAACACTGCTCAGCGCCCCAATGCGCCCAAGCCAAATCAGGGTCAAGCTCGCACTGCCGCCGGAAGGAACCAGAACCAGAAGAAGCCAGCTGGACCAGCTAGGGGACACCTCAACCACGTCAACgctgaagaagctcaggaagctccGGATATCGTTCTGGGTACGTTTCCCGTCAACTCAGTACCCTCCATCgtcttgtttgattccggagcatcgcattcgtttgttactaaGCCGTTCGCTAGAAAGAGTGGCTTAAGGCCTACCATCATGAGACGGCCTATGCTAGTTCAAATTCCGGGAACCTCCACCAAAACGGATCTATCCTGCAAGGATGTTCCTATAGATATTCAGGGGAAGCGTTTTCACGCCAATCTGATAGTATTGGGTGAGCAAGGTCTGGAAGTTATTCTTGGCATGGATTGGATGGTCAAGTATAAGGGTCATATCGACTGTGCTCGccgagccataaccatgactgctGAAGACGGCGAGATAATTGAACATATAGCCACCATGCCCTCATCGAAAGCCTTATGCAAGAAGAGTGTCGCCAGTCCAGCCCTGCATGAA CtgttgaagaaggataagaagttcgAGTGGACCGATAAATGTGAGGCCAGTTTTCAGGAACTCAAGAAGAGATTAGTCACAGCCCCCGTCTTGACCATGCCCGATATCACCAAGGATTTTGATGTCTACTGCGATGCATCAAAACTTGGTTTGGgaagtgtgttgatgcaagaaggcaag cgggagctgaatatgaggcagagcaGATGGATGGAGCTCATCAAGGACTACGATCTCGGTATTCATTATCATCCTGGTAAAGCCAATGTCGTAGCTGATGCCCTTAGTCGAGAGCCCTGTTCATTGAACGCCCTGATAAAAATTGCTCAACCCAAGCTGTATGAAGAACTGGAGGAGTTCGGTCTCGAGCTCGTTAGCCATGGTTTTCTGGCAAACCTTGAATTGAAGCCTACATTATTTGACCAAATCAAGGAAGCTCAAGTGGGCCATGAGAGTATTGAAGGGATCAAGCATAGGATGAATAGGGAAGAAGTTTCTGGTTTCACGATTGGTGATGAAGGAGTTTTGTGGTACAAGGGACGTCTGTGTGTACCTAATATTGAAGATCTAAAGCAACTCATcatgaaggaagctcacgacaccccctACTCAATCCACCCTGGAGGAACCAaaat AGACAAGCTCCCGCCAGCCCTTTCCTCCCCCGTGCACGCCAACACCGTCGCCAGGTCACGTCGATCTGTCAAACACTTGATAGATCACAACGCCACCGTGCTGTCTCGCTCCCTCTCGCTGCAGACGTCGCGCACACCTGTCCACGGCGTGGCACGCTCCCTCAGCCACGTAGCCACCGCCCAGCTCGCCCACTGA